In Carassius gibelio isolate Cgi1373 ecotype wild population from Czech Republic chromosome B4, carGib1.2-hapl.c, whole genome shotgun sequence, one DNA window encodes the following:
- the LOC127956050 gene encoding gastrula zinc finger protein XlCGF49.1 — protein MAFIKEDSEDMKIEETFRVKHEETEEQTKMEFIKEESEDIKIEEQTDLNSLKEEMEVLNETQENDQDENPHDFVTGENKFCSLQSEKTSTRKRAQKTGTMSYFMCFQCGKSFSQHAHIEAHMRIHTGEKPFTCKQCGKTFSQPGNLNYHMRTHTGEKPFTCKQCGKTFSQPGNLNYHMRVHTGEKPFTCKHCGKTFSQNGNLNYHMRTHTGEKPFTCKQCGKTFSQPGGLNYHMRVHTGEKPFTCKQCGKSFSQHGNLNYHMKVHTEKKPTRKK, from the exons ATGGCATTTATTAAAGAAGATAGTGAAGAcatgaagattgaagaaacattcagagtcaaacatgaagaaactgaggaacaaacaaagatggagtttattaaagaggagagtgaagacattAAGATtgaagaacaaacag ACCTAAATTCACTGAAAGAGGAGATGGAAGTACTGAATGAAACTCAAGAGAATGATCAGGATGAGAATCCTCATGATTTCGTAACTGGAGAAAATAAGTTTTGTTCCTTGCAGTCTGAAAAGACTTCCACAAGAAAAAGAGCTCAAAAGACAGGAACTATGAGTTATTTCATGTGctttcagtgtggaaagagtttcagtcaACATGCACATATTGAAGCTCACATGAGAATCCACACAGGGgagaagcctttcacctgcaaacagtgtggaaagaCTTTCAGTCAACCAGGAAACCTTAATTACCACATGagaactcacactggagagaaacctttcacctgcaaacagtgtggaaagaCTTTTAGTCAACCAGGAAACCTTAATtaccacatgagagttcacacaggggagaagcctttcacctgcaAACATTGTGGAAAGACTTTCAGTCAAAATGGAAACCTTAATTACCACATGagaactcacactggagagaaacctttcacctgTAAGCAGTGTGGAAAGACTTTTAGTCAACCAGGAGGCCTTAATtaccacatgagagttcacactggagagaagcctttcacctgcaaacagtgtggaaagagtttcagtcaACATGGAAACCTTAATTACCACATGAAAGTTCACACTGAAAAGAAACCTACTAGAAAGAAATGA